AAGCCAAATGGTAAAAAGTTTAAAAATTTCAATTTAAAATCTGGCTTATTCAGACCAAATGTAATGATTTCATATTTTGCTCCTATATCTGTGCTTAATGGAAGGAAGTTTGGGATAACAAAAGTTCCTTCAGCATTATCATGAAATATGACTTTTTGTAAGCTTAGTAACTCCACAATGTTTTTATCAAATTGGAAACTCTCTTCCATTATAACTCCATTGAATTCTTTTAAAGTTTTTTTGGATAATGCCTTATCATGGATAAATTGAACTATTTTCATTGGGTTCAACCATGCAATATTTGGCATGGTTTCTTTATAATATAATATTAATCCCTTTTTGTGGAGCTGATCTAAATCATCTTTGAGGAATTCAATTATGTCATCTTCGGTCTCATTATCTTTCAGTTCTCTTTTATAATTTCGCCTTATTTCTTCTATGTTAGTTGAATTTTCGTCGTTGGAGGTCAAGATGTATCTAATAAATTCACCAAACCATCTCGGTCTTTGTATTATTTTCTGCTTCTTTTCAATTTCATCTAATATTTGTGACTCCAAAAATTTCAAACTTGCAGCAAAAGTTTTATTTGTTTCTATAGATTCTTGATCTAATGCCAAATAAAATTCATTAATCACCATAAAATCTTCAATATCTTCCCTTAACGTTCCTCTTTTTGATTGTTTATGATCAGCATAAGTTTGTATTAAAATAATTGGCTCTGAATCATCTTCGTTTTTATATTTATCAAAATGATACTTCAATTGATATAGCCAGTAATTTCTCGAAAAATCCCGAGTATCATTTCTTAATATATTTCTATCACTATTATAATTCCACAGTAGCAAATTCAATGCATCATTCGTTAGAAATGCTTTATATATACCATGATAGTAATCCTGACCCCCAAAATCAAAATATATAGCATCAGGCAAATTATCTTCTCCATGTCTAGGATAAGATTCTATTCTAATTATATGTGTACTATCACTTTCAGACTTAATAAGTTTTTTATCTGTAGCTTGAAGTAAATAATTTAGTAATGTGGATTTACCAGATTTATGATTTCCTAATAGCAATACTTTAGCGGGCAACTTATAATTTATAAGGCTTTCTTTTAATGTACTTAGATAATTTTTAACTAAGTATATATTATTTTCATTATTATGTGCAATTTTCCAATTTTGTTCTTCAACAATTGGATTTTCAGAAATTAAAATAAATTCGAGAGTTGAAATAATTTTCTGAATTGACTCAAGAGAGGATATGTTGTTTCTAGAAAGTTCCAAATGCTTTAAATTTGTTAATGCTTCTAATGGCTCAACATTGTGGATAAAATTTCCTGATAATTTTAATGTAGATAATTTTCTTAATTTATTAATATTTTTGATATCACTTATTGTATTATCAGATAAATCTAAGTAATGCAACTTAGGTAAGCCATTTAATGATAATAAATTTTCTAGTCTATTTTCATCTAATTTAAGTTTTGTGAGATTAGCTAAATTGGAAAGTGGTGAAACGTCGGTTAGCAAATTACCGCCTAGATATGCAGTTGATAGTTTTGTAAAGGTACTAATATCAGAGATATCTTCTAATCCACAATATCTTGCACTCAAAAATTCTATATTTTGTAAATTTTTTACGAATTGTAAATTTTGAATTGGTACATGATCTATGCTTAAGTATTTTAAATTTTTTAACTCGGATAAAATAATAGTATTATCAATAGGATTATTTGATAGCCTTAAATTTTCTAATTTTGAAAAATTGCCGATAATTTGGACATTCATTAAAATATTTGAGGATATGTCTAAATCTCTAATTTCATTTAAATTTTGTATATGCGATAGGTCAATAATATGATTGTCTGAAACATTTAAGACTTCTAAGTTACGTAACTCACTTAAATTAATCAGTGTATCGATTCTATTCCCTCCTAAAATAAGCGATTTAAGCTTCAAAAGATTTTCTAAAGGTTGTAAATTTTCTATTTCATTATTTGAAATGTTAAGCCTTTCTAGGTTTGTAAGATATTTTAGGGGAGTTATGTCCCTGATTTTACCTCGTATTAATAAAGAGTCCAATCTATTGGAATTACTAATAAACTCTAAATCATCTAGCTTTTTGGTCTCAATTCTCAAATTTTCTAAAAACCTGAATTTAGATATGATTTGTAAATTTTTGATTTGTGAACTCGAAATTGATAAGTAACGTAAATCCGAAAAATCTTGAATATAATTTAAATCGATCTTATCTACAGAAAGAGCTAGTTGTACGATTTCATTATTCTCATTACAGCTGTAAGAATTTAGTTTAATTGATATTGTATCAAAATTTGTTTTTTGTAATATTATATCGTGTGTTTTTTCAAGCGATTTTATATTACTCGCTCTACTTGCTAGGACGGCCTCTTTATTAGATTTATCATAACTAAATCTTTGCAGCAACATAGTATATTCTAGTTCACTGATTTTGGCATTAGGACTAAACTCAATATTGATACCGTTTTGGTAAAGGTATTGTACTGCTCGATCTAGAGATATATTTAGCTCACGCAAAACTTTGTTTAACCGAATAGTTCGTTCGATATCCATATTATAATAAACTTATCATTTTTAAACATTAATATTAAGTAAATAATTAATATGTTAACACTTTATGGTGTAATATTTAATGTGCTTTATCAAAATAACATTGGATATTCTCCGATAACCGATGGAGACGGATAAATTCAATACTAAAAACAGGAAGGGACAGCAGCTAATTTTAGCAATTGCACTACTCTCACTGCTCCCATATCAAACAAAAAATGCCCTTTACTTTACGTAAAGAGCATCATAAACTAAAGCCTGAGTAGCAACTTTAAACTTTAAAACCTGAAACAAAAATCAATACGCCGCCGTAAACCGCTGCTGGTGGTGTTTCGCGTTTTCTGCCTCGTCGGCGATCGCCACGGCAAGGTCTTCCACCGAAAGTATGCTGCGGCCTTCTTTATTAAATACCGGGTTGTCAAGTCCCGTACGGTATTTTCCGGTGCGTCCTGTGGTGATGCCGGGGTGCATTTCTATCGCCGGGCTGAAGAATACCCAGTCCAGGTCTTTTTCCTCTTTTATGATGTTGAGGTAGTCGCGTGCGGCATTAGCGCCGGCATAATATTCTTTGGGGAACTCGGGCGTGTCGATGAGCTGCAGGCCATCGGCAATGTAAAGGCTGCCTGCACCGCCGATATAAATGTACCGCTTCACACCCGACTGCTTCACCGCCTCCTGGATCGCTTTGGCGCCGGCTATGGCTTCGTCATAAATATTTGGGTTGGTCCATCCGGGATTGTAGGCGCTCACCACGACATCATGGCCTTTAAGCGTTGCTGCCAGGGCATCGGCATCAAAAATGTCGGTACTCACCCAGGCAACGTTTGCCTCGTTCGTGTCTTTTGGGTTACGCGCTATAGCAGTAACCTGATGGCCCCGCGAGGCGAATTCTTTTACAAGTGCGGCCCCTGCAAATCCGGTGGCCCCGATAATGGCTGTTTTCATGATGGTTAAATTTTATCAAATGTAATTAAAAATATTACAGTATAATATAAAAAATTTTAGAACTCCTGCGTGAATTCCTGCAGCGATATGGTTTGCAGCTTGTTGCAGATGCCCGAGTTGATGTCTTTATACAAAGCATCAAGGTTCTGGTTGATCTTCTTACCTACGGGGCAGTTGGGGTTCGGGTCGTTACGGGAAAAACCGAGGGTAACTTCTTCAAAGGTCATTTTAAAAATGTCCTCAAGGGTGATGCTCTCCGACTGCCTGGCCAGGCGGGTGCCGCCATATTTGCCTTCGCGGCATTCTACCATCGCATGTTTCTTGAGGTTTGCGATCTCTTTGCGCACCAGCACGGGGTTGATATTCATGCTGCCCGCTATAAATTCGGACGAGAGGAATTCCTCCGGGAATTTAGACAGGAGCGTAAGGATGTGCAGCGTTATGGCAAATTTGCCTGAGATCATTGTATGACAGAATAATGGGCGAAAGTATAAAAGTTTTTGGAACAGCCAATAAATTATAACAATTTTATTACGCGTATTTACATTGGAGGGCGTAAATTTGCGGCGGTTAAAATCAGCCCTGCACTAAATGGACAGTATTATCCTGATATTTTTATGCCTGATTGCGGGAGTGGCGCTCCGCCGGCTGAAGATCTCCCCAACCAATGCCCATACGGTCCTCAACCAATTCGTTATCTATATTTCGCTTCCGGGCCTTGCCTTATATTACATCCCGAAAATTGCCTTAAGTACACAATTGCTGCTGCCTTTGGGGGTAGCGTGGGTAACGTTCGCATTGTCATGGCTGTTTTTTTCCGGGCTGGGAAAATGGCTTGGCTGGCCTAAAAAATTAGTGGGCTGCCTGATACTTACCGCCGGGCTTGGTAATACGGCTTTCGTTGGCTTTCCGGTCATTGAGGCATTGTTCGGGAAGAAAGGGCTTGAAACCGCCATTATTGTAGACCAACCGGGTACTTTTGTAGTGCTTTCCACCCTTGGTATCCTGGTAGCAACAATGTATTGCAAAGGAACGGCAGGCACGTCGGGCATTTTGCGTAAAATACTCTTGTTCCCGCCTTTCGTAGCGTTTACAGTTGGGCTTTGTATGAACCTGCTGCGCTACGACTTTCACGACATGCTGCAATCGGTTTTCCAGAGACTTGGCAATACGGTTACGCCGGTGGCACTTGTGGCTGTAGGGATGCAGTTGCAGCTGCAAAGAAGGAGCAGGCACTGGGGTTTCCTCACACTTGGGCTCGCCTTTAAGCTGCTGATAACGCCGCTGTTTTTCTTTGTAGTGTATAAACTTGTGCTGGGAGGGAAAGGCATGACAACCGATGTATGTATCATGGAAGCCGCGATGGCCCCTATGATAATGGCGGCAATACTCGCTTCCACGTCCGGGCTGAAGCCAAAACTCGCTAACATGATGATAGGGGTGGGGATACCGCTCTCCTTTGTCACGCTGGGTTTTTGGTACTGGCTATTACTTACTTTTAATTAATTTTTTATGAAAGAGACTGATACAGTTATTGTAAACGATGATCCCAAACAAATTGTACAAAAAACAGTTTACTCCATACTATTCTCCATTGCTTTTGCGCACCTCCTCAACGACCTGCTGCAGGCGGTGATTCCCGCGTCGTATCCTATACTGAAGGAAAAATACGATTTGAGCTTCTCGCAGGTAGGGCTGATCACTTTTTCGTACCAGATGGCCGCTTCTATATTGCAGCCCTTCGTAGGTTTCTATACCGATAAAAAACCAAAGCCGTATTCAAAAATTTACGGAATGCTGTTTACACTGTCAGGTATCATACTGCTGTCGTATGCTGCTTCATTTCCGCTTATACTCTTGGCGGTGGTACTTGTAGGGATAGGTTCTTCCATATTCCATCCTGAGGCATCAAGGGTTTCCTATCTGGCATCGGGTGGCAAGCGCGGGCTGGCACAGTCCATTTTCCAGATCGGGGGCAACTCCGGCACGGCAATCAGCCCGCTGCTCATCGCATGGATCGTGGTACCGCACGGGCAGCGCTACATCATTTATTTTGCCATTGTGGCCCTTATTGCGATAACGGTATTATACCGCATAGGCCTTTGGTACAGCCACCACCTCAGCCTGCAGGGCAAAAAGAAAGTAGCCATGGTC
Above is a genomic segment from Flavobacterium album containing:
- a CDS encoding leucine-rich repeat domain-containing protein, which encodes MDIERTIRLNKVLRELNISLDRAVQYLYQNGINIEFSPNAKISELEYTMLLQRFSYDKSNKEAVLASRASNIKSLEKTHDIILQKTNFDTISIKLNSYSCNENNEIVQLALSVDKIDLNYIQDFSDLRYLSISSSQIKNLQIISKFRFLENLRIETKKLDDLEFISNSNRLDSLLIRGKIRDITPLKYLTNLERLNISNNEIENLQPLENLLKLKSLILGGNRIDTLINLSELRNLEVLNVSDNHIIDLSHIQNLNEIRDLDISSNILMNVQIIGNFSKLENLRLSNNPIDNTIILSELKNLKYLSIDHVPIQNLQFVKNLQNIEFLSARYCGLEDISDISTFTKLSTAYLGGNLLTDVSPLSNLANLTKLKLDENRLENLLSLNGLPKLHYLDLSDNTISDIKNINKLRKLSTLKLSGNFIHNVEPLEALTNLKHLELSRNNISSLESIQKIISTLEFILISENPIVEEQNWKIAHNNENNIYLVKNYLSTLKESLINYKLPAKVLLLGNHKSGKSTLLNYLLQATDKKLIKSESDSTHIIRIESYPRHGEDNLPDAIYFDFGGQDYYHGIYKAFLTNDALNLLLWNYNSDRNILRNDTRDFSRNYWLYQLKYHFDKYKNEDDSEPIILIQTYADHKQSKRGTLREDIEDFMVINEFYLALDQESIETNKTFAASLKFLESQILDEIEKKQKIIQRPRWFGEFIRYILTSNDENSTNIEEIRRNYKRELKDNETEDDIIEFLKDDLDQLHKKGLILYYKETMPNIAWLNPMKIVQFIHDKALSKKTLKEFNGVIMEESFQFDKNIVELLSLQKVIFHDNAEGTFVIPNFLPLSTDIGAKYEIITFGLNKPDFKLKFLNFLPFGLVNQLICHFGQNPDSKYFWRDQIIFTLNAEAKILIKLNFEKLEIDVYFSFVTENYERQFLIKKYIYNCIIVIYWDGQLIDFHQFISNYRSEDLFSDFILDDNGNVNQVLHFELEGNALMKNRNPELKPFLNVASVFPDDLYISIDSTNYIKGIEFDYSVKNHDYLVNTYRFDNCEILDYNSIRQTPIYIFKLFTDENLNKMKKIFISYSNEDYHFKKQLEKHLSTLSKLQLAKSWSCEDMTAGLWDNQIKEELLSSDIIIFMLSINFMSSDYILKEEVYKTLIEVKNNPDKKIVCVLVREFSWRHYDRLFDLTGLSKENVAGLTSKEQMAIAIGKLPSYQFVPYDITSNGTESKRYLKAVEEWDFESKAFTKIMDEIIKLL
- a CDS encoding NAD(P)-dependent oxidoreductase, with the protein product MKTAIIGATGFAGAALVKEFASRGHQVTAIARNPKDTNEANVAWVSTDIFDADALAATLKGHDVVVSAYNPGWTNPNIYDEAIAGAKAIQEAVKQSGVKRYIYIGGAGSLYIADGLQLIDTPEFPKEYYAGANAARDYLNIIKEEKDLDWVFFSPAIEMHPGITTGRTGKYRTGLDNPVFNKEGRSILSVEDLAVAIADEAENAKHHQQRFTAAY
- a CDS encoding Rrf2 family transcriptional regulator gives rise to the protein MISGKFAITLHILTLLSKFPEEFLSSEFIAGSMNINPVLVRKEIANLKKHAMVECREGKYGGTRLARQSESITLEDIFKMTFEEVTLGFSRNDPNPNCPVGKKINQNLDALYKDINSGICNKLQTISLQEFTQEF
- a CDS encoding AEC family transporter, with amino-acid sequence MDSIILIFLCLIAGVALRRLKISPTNAHTVLNQFVIYISLPGLALYYIPKIALSTQLLLPLGVAWVTFALSWLFFSGLGKWLGWPKKLVGCLILTAGLGNTAFVGFPVIEALFGKKGLETAIIVDQPGTFVVLSTLGILVATMYCKGTAGTSGILRKILLFPPFVAFTVGLCMNLLRYDFHDMLQSVFQRLGNTVTPVALVAVGMQLQLQRRSRHWGFLTLGLAFKLLITPLFFFVVYKLVLGGKGMTTDVCIMEAAMAPMIMAAILASTSGLKPKLANMMIGVGIPLSFVTLGFWYWLLLTFN
- a CDS encoding MFS transporter, which produces MKETDTVIVNDDPKQIVQKTVYSILFSIAFAHLLNDLLQAVIPASYPILKEKYDLSFSQVGLITFSYQMAASILQPFVGFYTDKKPKPYSKIYGMLFTLSGIILLSYAASFPLILLAVVLVGIGSSIFHPEASRVSYLASGGKRGLAQSIFQIGGNSGTAISPLLIAWIVVPHGQRYIIYFAIVALIAITVLYRIGLWYSHHLSLQGKKKVAMVDLPNLTPRQVTMSVIILLVLIFSKYFYFAGLTSYFTFFLIEKFHISVQDAQFHLFLFLLSVAAGTLLGGPLGDKFGRKYVIWFSVLGAAPFTLMMPYANLFWTGVLSVIIGTIISSAFPAILVYAQELLPKRLGMISGLFYGFAFGMGGLGSAVLGYVADRTSITYVYHICAFLPLIGIIAWFLPNLKKLKK